The Muribaculum intestinale genome includes the window GAAGTAGGTATGAACTTCCGGTTCCTCACCGACCTCACATTCGACGCCACATGGTATCTCGCCGACACATACAACCAGACCTTCAACCCCAACCTCGCTGTCGGAAAGTACTCCAACCTCTATGTACAGGCCGGTAACGTGCGCAACTGGGGTATGGAATTCGCCCTCAACTACGAGCACACATGGGGCAACTTCACCTGGTCATCAGGACTCACATATTCGTTCAACAAGAACAAAATACGCGAACTCGCTCGCAATGTAATCAATCCCGTCACCGGCGAGACATTCTCCCTCGACCAGATTGAACCTGCTGCCGGCAACAGCCTCGGAGCCACCCACTTCATCCTGCGTGAAGGCGGCACCATGGGCGATCTCTACTCTTCTGTCGACCTCATGCGCGACGCCAACGGCAACATCTATGTCGACAACACCGGCGCCGTATCCAAGACCACAATCAAGGACAACTCCGAGTATATCAAACTCGGCTCAGTACTCCCCAAGGGCAACCTCGCCTGGAGCAACACCTTCCGCTGGAAGAACCTCTCGGCAAGCTGCATGTTCTCGGCTCGTCTCGGAGGTATCGTATTCTCCCGCACACAGGCCATTCTCGACCTCTACGGAGTGTCGGAGGCTTCAGGTGCCGCACGCGACCTCGGCTACGTGTCAATCAACGGCGGCGACCATGTAAATCCCGAACAGTGGTACGGAACCATCGCATCCGGCGATATGGTGCCTCAGTACTACACATACTCGGCCACCAACGTGCGCCTGCAGGAGGCTACCATCAGCTACCTCATACCCCGCCGTCTGCTTGCCAACGTATGCGACATCCGCGTATCGCTTGTCGGACGCAACCTTTGGATGATTTACAACAAGGCTCCCTTCGACCCCGAGGCTGTAGCTTCAGCCGGTAACTACTACCAGGGCATGGACAACTTCATGATGCCGTCGCTGCGTAACTTCGGCTTCAACGTTAATTTCAATTTCTAACGCCCCCAACATTGCAATAAACAATGAAACAAAACTCATTATATAACATCATCGCAGGAGGTGTGCTCGCCCTGTCCGCAACCGCCTGTACCGGTGCATACGAGGATATAAACCGCAATCCCTTTGAGCCCGACGATCTCACTGCCGACGATTACGCGCTCTCCTCCTCGATGTACAACATCTGCAACACCGTGATGTCAAACGACGTAAACCAGTACCAGTTTGTCGAGAGCCTCATGGGTTGCACACTCGGAGGATACTTCGCCGACGGCAACGGAAACTTCACCGCCTCATTCTCACGCTACAATCCAGCCAATGGCTGGAGCCGAGTGTTCATGGAGGCAAACCAGAACTCAATCATCCCCACACTATACACCAACATTTCGATGATTGAAGGATACTGCGAGACATCGGGCAACCCCGTGCCCGCAGCCATCGCCAAAGTGGTGAAAGTAGCCGCCATGAGCCGTGTCACCGACTGCTACGGTCCGATTCCCTACAGCAAGATTGGCTACGACGGCAACATCCTCACCCCCTACGACTCCCAGCAGGACGTGTACTACAAATTTTTCGAGGAACTCGGCGAGGCAATCGAGGAGCTCAACCAGAACCGCGGCGCCCAGCTCAATCCGCTGATTGACGACGTATACCGCGGCGACGTCACCAAATGGATACGCTTCGCCAACTCGCTTAAACTGCGTCTTGCCCTGCGTATATCCTATGCCGACCCCGCAAAAGCCAAGCAGATGGCTGAAGAGGCCGTAAATCCGGCCAACGGCGGTGTAATCGAGACAGTCGACGCCAACGCCACTTACAAACACTACTCCAACGGCGGCAATCCCACTTACATGTCGACCGTGAACTACGGCAATGACTCGCGCCCCTCGGCCGACCTCATCTGCTACATGAACGGATACAACGACCCCCGTCGTGCCGAATACTTCACCACTTCGGGCTGGACCAACGCCGACGGCTCATACATGACCGACCCGGCCGGCAACCCCCTCGAATATGTAGGTGTGCGCCGCGGATGGGAGACATATGAGCGCGACGGATGGGCTCTGAAGATGTCGCAGATCGGTGTATCATCCTCCGACCCCACAATCTGGATGACAGCCAGCGAGGTAGCATTCCTCCGCGCTGAAGGCGCTGCCGTGTTCAACTGGAACATGGGCGGCACTGCCGAGAGCTTCTACAACAACGGTATCGCGCTATCGTTTGAGCAGTATGGCGTAAGCGGAGCCGAGGATTACATGGCCGACGCCACATCGGTACCCGCCACCTACTACGACCCCTCTTCGGCCAATCCATGGTCGGGCTCTCTCCCCAGAGTCACCGTAAAATGGGATGAATCGGCATCCGCAGAACAGAAGCAGGAGCGCATCATAATCCAGAAGTGGATTGCCAACTGGACTCTCGGCAACGAAGCCTGGGCCGACCTGCGCCGCACAGGATATCCGAGCCTGATTCCCGTTGCCGCCAACCTCTCAGGTGGTGTGGTCGACTCGGCCAAAGGCCCTCAGCGCATGCCATACCCCCAGGAAGAATACACCAACAACAGCACCAACGTACGCAATGCTGTAAACACACTCCTCGGAGGTCCCGACAACATGGCTACAAAGCTCTGGTGGGCGGCCAAGCCTAACATCTAATTTTTTCAGCAGCTTTTTCCTCATCATTATTTACAACTCTGATTTTTATGAACAAAAACTTCAAATACCTGTATTCAGCCCTCCTGGGACTCGCACTCGGTGTATCCATGACCGCATGCGACGACTGGACAGAGCCTGAAAGCATCGACCTCAACTACGGGACTATCGACCAGGCCGACCCCGAAGCCTATGCCAAATACCTGGCCGACCTGCGCGAATACCGCGGTCGCGATCACAAGAAAGTATATGCATGGTTTGACAATGTGGCCGAATTCGGCTCGCAGGGCCATCGCATAACAGCACTTCCCGACTCAATCGACGTAATCGTGCTCACCAATCCCGGAGCAGTCACCGACAAACTTGTCGGCGAGATGAATCAGGTGCGCAACGACAAAGGGATGCAGATATCCTACTGTATCGACTTCAACGAAATCAAGAAAGACTGGACTCTCAAGTGTGAGGAACTTGCGGCACGCCGCCTCGAATTCATCGCCCAGAACGGAGAGGACGCCGAGATTCCCGCCGAACTCACCGACCCGACCTTCAACGATTTCATGACTCAAGCATGGATGGAACAGCTGTCATACTTCAATGCCGTAGGTTTCGACGGCATCATGGCAGCATTCGACGGCAAGGCCACTCAGCACCTTACCCCTGCGGAACTCGCCGAATACAACAGCCAGGCCAAACTCTTCCTTGGCATTCTCAACGACTGGCACCAACGCAATCCTTCGGTTCCTGTCGACTACCTCGGCAAGCCCCAGAATATCGCGTCACATCCGATACTCAACGACTTCCGTACAGTATTCCTATCCGAGGGTCTCTCGGCCACGAATGCACGTATGTTCGACATCATCTATGCCGAGGCCAGCGGAACCGTAGCCGACAGCAAACTCGGCATACCGGCTTACATACATGCTGTAAACACAAGCGACGATCCCAAGACCGGAATCTTCTCTGACGGCACATATGCCATCGACGGTCTTTCGGCTTGGACTGCCGCCAATAATGTAGGAGCTGTTGGCATTTTCAATACCGCCAACGACTACTTCATCTCCGCAGGCCA containing:
- a CDS encoding glycoside hydrolase family 18, whose protein sequence is MNKNFKYLYSALLGLALGVSMTACDDWTEPESIDLNYGTIDQADPEAYAKYLADLREYRGRDHKKVYAWFDNVAEFGSQGHRITALPDSIDVIVLTNPGAVTDKLVGEMNQVRNDKGMQISYCIDFNEIKKDWTLKCEELAARRLEFIAQNGEDAEIPAELTDPTFNDFMTQAWMEQLSYFNAVGFDGIMAAFDGKATQHLTPAELAEYNSQAKLFLGILNDWHQRNPSVPVDYLGKPQNIASHPILNDFRTVFLSEGLSATNARMFDIIYAEASGTVADSKLGIPAYIHAVNTSDDPKTGIFSDGTYAIDGLSAWTAANNVGAVGIFNTANDYFISAGHYTTVRNLIQTVNPCAK
- a CDS encoding SusD/RagB family nutrient-binding outer membrane lipoprotein, whose amino-acid sequence is MKQNSLYNIIAGGVLALSATACTGAYEDINRNPFEPDDLTADDYALSSSMYNICNTVMSNDVNQYQFVESLMGCTLGGYFADGNGNFTASFSRYNPANGWSRVFMEANQNSIIPTLYTNISMIEGYCETSGNPVPAAIAKVVKVAAMSRVTDCYGPIPYSKIGYDGNILTPYDSQQDVYYKFFEELGEAIEELNQNRGAQLNPLIDDVYRGDVTKWIRFANSLKLRLALRISYADPAKAKQMAEEAVNPANGGVIETVDANATYKHYSNGGNPTYMSTVNYGNDSRPSADLICYMNGYNDPRRAEYFTTSGWTNADGSYMTDPAGNPLEYVGVRRGWETYERDGWALKMSQIGVSSSDPTIWMTASEVAFLRAEGAAVFNWNMGGTAESFYNNGIALSFEQYGVSGAEDYMADATSVPATYYDPSSANPWSGSLPRVTVKWDESASAEQKQERIIIQKWIANWTLGNEAWADLRRTGYPSLIPVAANLSGGVVDSAKGPQRMPYPQEEYTNNSTNVRNAVNTLLGGPDNMATKLWWAAKPNI